Proteins from one Falco cherrug isolate bFalChe1 chromosome 7, bFalChe1.pri, whole genome shotgun sequence genomic window:
- the JMJD7 gene encoding bifunctional peptidase and (3S)-lysyl hydroxylase JMJD7, with the protein MAAGAALRAVRECLAAFPGEARELGWPQSVPCLDGAPSPLEFYRGWVAPNKPCVIRNALGHWPALERWAPAYLREVVGPKVVSVAVTPNGYADAVFQDRFVMPEERRMPFTDFLDIVEKKVTSPNVFYVQKQCSNLTEEFPELVCDVQPDIPWMSEALGRKPDAVNFWLGESAAVTSLHKDHYENLYCVISGKKHFLLHPPSDRPFIPYELYQPATYQVSEDGSFEIVDEKNADKVPWIPLDPLNPNLEQYPEYAKAKPLQCTVKAGEMLYLPSLWFHHVQQSHGCIAVNYWYDMEYDLKYSYYQLLDCLTKAVEVL; encoded by the exons atggcggcgggcgcggcgctgCGGGCCGTTCGGGAGTGCCTGGCCGCCTTCCCGGGGGAGGCCCGCG AGCTGGGGTGGCCGCAGTCCGTGCCCTGCCTTGACGGGGCCCCGTCCCCGCTGGAGTTCTACCGCGGGTGGGTGGCCCCGAACAAGCCCTGCGTGATCCGCAACGCCCTCGGGCACTGGCCGGCGCTGGAGCGGTGGGCGCCGGCCTACCTCAG GGAGGTAGTAGGTCCCAAGGTGGTGTCTGTGGCAGTAACACCAAACGGTTATGCAGATGCAGTGTTTCAGGACAGGTTTGTCATGCCAGAGGAGCGCCGAATGCCGTTCACGGACTTTTTGGACATTGTCGAGAAGAAAGTGACCTCTCCCAACGTATTCTATGTGCAGAAGCAGTGTTCAAACCTCACTGAGGAGTTTCCTGAACTTGTTTGTGATGTGCAGCCTGACATACCGTGGATGAGCGAGGCACTTG GGAGGAAGCCTGATGCTGTGAATTTCTGGCTTGGGGAATCGGCTGCTGTGACATCTT TACATAAGGATCATTATGAGAACTTGTACTGTGTGATATCTGGAAAGAAGCATTTCCTACTGCATCCACCGAGTGACCGTCCCTTCATCCCCTATG AGCTCTATCAGCCAGCAACCTACCAGGTATCAGAAGATGGGTCATTTGAAATTGTGGATGAGAAGAACGCAGATAAG GTGCCCTGGATCCCCCTGGACCCCTTGAACCCGAATCTGGAACAGTATCCAGAGTATGCTAAGGCAAAGCCTTTGCAGTGTACAGTGAAAGCTGGTGAGATGTTATACCTGCCTTCTCTCTGGTTCCATCACGTGCAGCAATCACATGGCTGTATAGCAG TGAATTATTGGTATGACATGGAATATGACCTTAAGTACAGCTACTATCAACTACTAGATTGCCTCACAAAGGCCGTGGAAGTGTTGTAG
- the LOC102057806 gene encoding acyl-coenzyme A thioesterase 1-like gives MAAEVAAEVAGPPAPRCLLDDPVQIRVAGLAPWQAVTLRASLRDESGELFEAHARYRAGSSGELDLGRSPALGGSYRGVEPMGLLWSLRAKAPYKRLAKRNVLTPFRVDLEVYEGHGDMSCLLGKCTNERWVLGEGVKRISVREGRLKATLFLPAGRGPFPGLIDLYGSGGGLVEYRASLLASRGFVTLALAYMAFEDLPAMPDVLELSYFEEAVNFLRKQPQVKDTGIGVLGLSKGADLALSMATFLPGIKAAVSISGSGFNSLIPLQGDGFTLPAHPYDLGRMKTRDESGLVDFSDVLHDHRDPATWDCHIPMERSSAKFLFLSGLDDMNWKSDLYCRDAVQRLRQYGREVEFCSYSGAGHLLEPPYLPLCQASIHKVLGVFVHWGGQWREHAKAQEDAWRRIQAFFWQHLVDSDIPRSKM, from the exons ATGGCGGCGGAGGTGGCGGCGGAGGTGGCGGGGCCGCCAGCCCCCCGCTGCCTGCTGGATGACCCCGTGCAGATCCGCGTGGCGGGTCTCGCACCGTGGCAGGCCGTCACCCTCCGCGCCAGCCTGCGGGACGAGAGCGGGGAGCTCTTCGAAGCCCACGCCCGCTACAGAGCGGGCAGCAGCGGCGAGCTGGACCTCGGCCGCTCCCCGGCGCTGGGGGGCAGCTACCGGGGCGTGGAGCCCATGGGGCTGCTCTGGTCTCTGCGGGCTAAAGCTCCCTACAAGCGCCTGGCAAAGAGGAACGTCCTGACCCCTTTCCGCGTGGACCTGGAGGTGTACGAGGGCCACGGGGACATGAGCTGCTTGCTGGGAAAATGCACCAACGAGCGATGGGTTTTGGGAGAGGGGGTGAAGAGGATTTCAGTCAGAGAAGGTCGTCTGAAAGCAaccctcttcctccctgctg GACGTGGTCCATTCCCTGGACTTATTGATTTGTATGGATCGGGAGGAGGTCTTGTTGAATACAGAGCGAGTCTCCTGGCTAGCAGAGGCTTCGTGACGCTGGCTCTTGCCTACAtggcctttgaagatctccCAGCTATGCCAGACGTTCTTGAACTGAGTTATTTTGAGGAAGCTGTGAACTTTTTGCGGAAGCAGCCACAG GTGAAAGACACAGGGATTGGTGTTTTGGGCTTGTCTAAAGGAGCTGATCTAGCCCTTTCCATGGCCACGTTTCTACCTGGCATCAAGGCAGCTGTCAGCATATCTGGAAGCGGGTTTAATAGCTTAATTCCCCTGCAGGGGGATGGTTTCACTCTTCCTGCCCACCCGTATGATTTGGGGAGGATGAAGACCAGGGATGAATCTGGCCTAGTAGATTTTTCAGATGTCCTACATGATCACAGGGACCCCGCGACTTGGGATTGCCACATTCCCATGGAGAGGTCCTCGGCTAAGTTCCTCTTCCTGTCCGGACTGGATGACATGAACTGGAAAAGTGACCTCTATTGCCGGGATGCTGTCCAGCGCCTTCGGCAGTATGGACGGGAAGTAGAGTTCTGCTCCTACTCTGGAGCGGGGCACCTCTTGGAGCCACCATACTTGCCTCTGTGCCAGGCTTCGATCCACAAAGTGCTTGGGGTGTTTGTGCACTGGGGAGGGCAATGGAGGGAGCATGCCAAAGCCCAAGAGGACGCGTGGCGCAGGATACAGGCCTTCTTCTGGCAACACTTGGTGGACTCAGACATCCCTAGGAGTAAGATGTAG